One window from the genome of Glycine soja cultivar W05 chromosome 12, ASM419377v2, whole genome shotgun sequence encodes:
- the LOC114378709 gene encoding uncharacterized protein LOC114378709, which translates to MNKSALVAASVAAASATATSFSSSAKLSLQDGGAQRSHGGSSPVANSASTEKFAPRFDGLRFIETLITAHR; encoded by the exons ATGAACAAATCCGCCCTAGTCGCCGCCTCCGTCGCCGCCGCGTCGGCCACCGCCACTTCCTTTTCCTCCTCCGCAAAGCTCTCTCTTCAG GATGGTGGGGCTCAGAGAAGCCACGGCGGATCCTCGCCGGTTGCGAACTCGGCGTCGACGGAGAAGTTCGCGCCACGGTTCGACGGGTTGCGGTTCATTGAAACGCTGATTACTGCGCACAGATGA